The DNA sequence GCACTTCCCCGCACGCCGCGGCCGCACCGACGACGAGGAGACGCCGATGCCCCCAGGCATCACGACGCTTGCCGCAGACGCCCCCGGGCTGTCCGCCGCCAACACCGGGTTCATGCTCATCTGCTCGGCCCTGGTGATGCTCATGACCCCCGGCCTGGCCTTCTTCTACGGAGGCATGGTCCGCGTCAAGAGCACCCTCAACATGCTGATGATGAGCTTCATCAGTCTCGGGATCGTCACGGTCCTGTGGGTGCTCTACGGATTCAGCCTCGCCTTCGGCTCCGACATCGGCTCGGTCATCGGCTGGAGCTCCGGCTACGTCGGCCTCAGCGACATCGGCGTCACCGAACTCTGGGACGGCTACACCATCCCGGTGTACGTCTTCGCCGTCTTCCAGCTGATGTTCGCCGTCCTCACTCCGGCCCTGATCAGCGGCGCCCTGGCCGACCGGGTGAAGTTCACGGCCTGGGCGGTGTTCATCGCCCTGTGGGTCAGCGTCGTCTACTTCCCCGTCGCCCACTGGGTCTGGGGCTCCGGCGGCTGGCTCTTCGAGATGGGCGTCATCGACTTCGCCGGCGGCACGGCCGTCCACATCAACGCCGGTGCCGCCGCCTTCGGCGTCATCCTGGTCATCGGCAAGCGCGTCGGCTTCAAGAAGGACCCGATGCGGCCGCACAGTCTGCCGCTCGTCATGCTCGGCGCGGCTCTCCTGTGGTTCGGCTGGTTCGGCTTCAACGCCGGATCCTGGCTCGGCAACGACGACGGCGTCGGCGCGGTCATGTTCCTGAACACCCAGGTCGCCACCGCCGCGGCCGTCCTCGGCTGGCTCGGCTACGAGAAGCTGCGCCACGGCACCTTCACCACCCTGGGCGCCGCCTCCGGCGCGGTCGCCGGACTCGTCGCCATCACCCCGGCGGGCGGCTCCGTCAGCCCGCTCGGAGCCATCGCGATCGGCGCCGTCGCCGGTGTCCTGTGCGCCATGGCGGTCGGCCTGAAGTACAGGTTCGGCTACGACGACTCCCTCGACGTCATCGGCGTCCACCTCGTCGGCGGCATCATCGGCTCCCTCCTGGTCGGCTTCTTCGCCACCGGCGGCGTCCAGTCCGACGTCAAGGGCCTCTTCTACGGCGGCGGCCTCGAACAGCTCGGCAAGCAGGCCATCGGCGTCGTCGCCGTCCTCGCGTACTCTCTGGTCGTCTCCGCCCTCATCGCCCTCCTGCTCGACAGGACGATCGGGATGCGGGTCTCCGAGGACGCCGAGATTTCCGGCATCGACCAGGTCGAGCACGCGGAGACGGCGTACGACTTCAGCGGCGCCGGCGGCGGCACGGTCTCCCGCACCACCGCCCCCGCGACCGACCCGACGGCAGCACCGACGGCAGCACCGAAGGCAAAGAAGGTGGACGCATGAAGCTCATCACCGCGGTCGTGAAGCCCCACCGGCTGGACGAGATCAAGGAGGCCCTCCAGGCCTTCGGAGTCCAGGGGCTCACCGTCACCGAAGCCAGCGGTTACGGGCGGCAGCGCGGCCACACCGAGGTCTACCGGGGCGCCGAGTACACCGTCGACCTGGTTCCCAAGATCCGCATCGAGGTCCTCGTCGAGGACGAGGACTCCGAACAGCTTATCGAGGTCGTCGTCAAGGCCGCCCGCACCGGCAAGATCGGTGACGGGAAGGTCTGGAGCGTCCCGGTCGAGACCGCCGTCCGCGTCCGGACCGGCGAGCGCGGCCCGGACGCCCTCTGACCGACCGCCCGCGAACGGAAGGCAGCCGGGTGACGCGTACCGAAGTGACCACCGGAACCGAAGGCCCGGGACCCAGCGGCTACGCGGCGGCCCGGCTGCGCCTCCTCCAGCAGGAGGCGCGGCCCGGGCCACCACGCCGCGCGGCCCTCGCCCGCCTCACCGACGACTGGCTCACCGGCCTGTTCACCGCCGCCGCGACACGCGCCGGGGTGCGGGGCGCCGCCCTCGTCGCCGTCGGCGGCTACGGCCGGGGCGAGCTCTCCCCGCGCAGCGACCTCGACCTGCTCCTCCTGCACGACGGGAGCGCCGACGCGGCGGCCCTCGCCGCCCTCGCCGACGCCGTCTGGTACCCGGTCTGGGACCTGGGCCTGGCCCTCGACCACTCCGTACGCACCCCCGCCGAGGCCAGGAGGACCGCGGGCGAGGACCTCAAGGTCCACCTCGGCCTGCTGGACGCCCGCCCCGTCACCGGCGACCTCGGCCTGGTCGCCTCCCTGCGCACCGCGATCCTCGCCGACTGGCGCGACCAGGCCCCCAAACGCCTCCCCGCCCTCCACGAGCTCTGCCGGGAACGCGCCGAGCGGATGGGCGAGCTCCAGTTCCTCCTGGAACCCGACCTCAAGGAGGCCCGCGGCGGCCTCCGCGACGCCACCGCCCTGCGCGCCGTGGCCGCCTCCTGGGTCGCCGACGCCCCCCGCGAAGGACTCGACGAGGCCCGCCGCACCCTCCTGGACGCCCGCGACGCCCTGCACCTCACCACCGGGCGCGCCACCGACCGCCTCGCCCTCCAGGACCAGGACCAGGTGGCCCGGGCCCTCGGCCTCCTCGACGCCGACACCCTGCTCCGCACGGTCTACGAGGCCGCCCGCACCGTCTCGTACGCCACCGACGTCACCTGGCGCGAGGTCGACCGGGTCCTGC is a window from the Streptomyces sp. MMBL 11-1 genome containing:
- a CDS encoding ammonium transporter, producing the protein MPPGITTLAADAPGLSAANTGFMLICSALVMLMTPGLAFFYGGMVRVKSTLNMLMMSFISLGIVTVLWVLYGFSLAFGSDIGSVIGWSSGYVGLSDIGVTELWDGYTIPVYVFAVFQLMFAVLTPALISGALADRVKFTAWAVFIALWVSVVYFPVAHWVWGSGGWLFEMGVIDFAGGTAVHINAGAAAFGVILVIGKRVGFKKDPMRPHSLPLVMLGAALLWFGWFGFNAGSWLGNDDGVGAVMFLNTQVATAAAVLGWLGYEKLRHGTFTTLGAASGAVAGLVAITPAGGSVSPLGAIAIGAVAGVLCAMAVGLKYRFGYDDSLDVIGVHLVGGIIGSLLVGFFATGGVQSDVKGLFYGGGLEQLGKQAIGVVAVLAYSLVVSALIALLLDRTIGMRVSEDAEISGIDQVEHAETAYDFSGAGGGTVSRTTAPATDPTAAPTAAPKAKKVDA
- a CDS encoding P-II family nitrogen regulator, which translates into the protein MKLITAVVKPHRLDEIKEALQAFGVQGLTVTEASGYGRQRGHTEVYRGAEYTVDLVPKIRIEVLVEDEDSEQLIEVVVKAARTGKIGDGKVWSVPVETAVRVRTGERGPDAL